A window of the Proteus terrae subsp. cibarius genome harbors these coding sequences:
- a CDS encoding FMN-dependent NADH-azoreductase produces MKKILVLKSSILDSYSHSNKMADYLIENWQSNHKDDLVTIRDLAKNPVPTLDQATLFAFGKETAMLSDEQKAVRALSDELISELKAHDMIVITAPMYNFSISAQLKHYIDFIARAGETFKYTEAGSVGLLENKQAIVLTSRGGVHKDQPSDLIVPFLKQFLAFIGINDVQFIMAEGTAYGEEYAQQSHLQAQKEIDAVINSRSITVK; encoded by the coding sequence ATGAAAAAGATCCTTGTACTGAAATCCAGTATTTTAGATAGCTATTCGCACAGTAATAAAATGGCGGATTACTTAATTGAAAATTGGCAAAGTAATCATAAAGATGACTTGGTTACAATACGTGACCTCGCTAAAAATCCAGTGCCAACTTTAGACCAAGCAACACTATTTGCTTTTGGCAAAGAAACTGCAATGCTATCGGATGAACAAAAAGCAGTCAGAGCATTATCAGATGAGTTAATTAGTGAATTAAAAGCTCACGATATGATAGTGATTACTGCACCAATGTATAACTTTTCAATTTCAGCTCAATTAAAACATTATATTGATTTTATCGCTCGCGCTGGTGAAACGTTTAAATATACTGAAGCGGGTTCTGTTGGCTTGCTTGAAAATAAACAAGCGATTGTATTAACTAGTCGTGGTGGTGTTCATAAAGATCAACCTTCTGATCTTATTGTTCCATTCCTAAAACAATTTTTAGCTTTTATCGGTATCAATGACGTACAGTTTATTATGGCTGAAGGTACCGCATATGGTGAAGAATACGCACAGCAATCTCACCTACAAGCACAAAAAGAAATTGATGCTGTTATTAACTCAAGAAGTATTACAGTAAAATAA
- a CDS encoding fimbrial biogenesis chaperone, producing the protein MFKKFKFLTLFFIFPTYSQSSIEINKDKFIFIESINQEIIEIKNKTDNDYFIQSWITHYDKENSNKIPFMVTPPLFKIEKDENFSLKIFKIDKIKEEDREALYRINIKRIPILLNSDSNKNMLHVSVNSVYNLIYRPVSIEKDAKDAYKKIEFLKNKNNEFIINNPTPYFITLSSISYDDILTITESKTLPPFKKYNTKKEISGNGIVKWKIFNQYGIETEAVDKEVINDY; encoded by the coding sequence ATGTTTAAAAAATTTAAATTTCTCACCTTATTTTTTATCTTTCCTACATATAGTCAATCATCAATAGAAATAAATAAAGATAAATTTATTTTTATTGAAAGCATCAATCAAGAAATCATTGAAATAAAGAATAAAACAGATAATGATTATTTTATACAAAGCTGGATTACACATTATGATAAAGAAAATAGTAATAAAATTCCTTTTATGGTAACCCCACCTCTTTTTAAAATAGAAAAAGATGAAAACTTTTCTTTAAAAATATTTAAAATAGATAAAATAAAAGAAGAAGACAGAGAAGCATTATATAGAATAAACATTAAAAGAATACCAATCCTATTAAACTCCGACAGCAATAAAAATATGTTACATGTTTCTGTAAATTCCGTATACAACTTAATATATAGACCTGTGTCAATAGAAAAAGATGCAAAAGATGCTTATAAAAAAATTGAGTTTTTAAAAAATAAAAACAATGAGTTTATTATAAACAATCCTACACCTTATTTTATTACTCTATCTTCAATTTCTTATGATGATATTTTAACAATTACTGAAAGTAAAACGCTCCCTCCCTTTAAAAAATATAATACAAAAAAAGAAATTTCGGGAAACGGGATCGTAAAATGGAAAATATTTAATCAATATGGTATAGAAACAGAGGCAGTAGATAAGGAAGTTATTAATGATTATTAA
- the hrpA gene encoding ATP-dependent RNA helicase HrpA has translation MTLSSATLYQEIEQLSLREQQRLRKRLRGVAKINNEESKQAVLSAIKGDITTAQQMIIRRRANCPEITYPENLPVSQKKDAIYNAIRDNQVVIIAGETGSGKTTQIPKICLELGRGIKGFIGHTQPRRLAARSVAERIAHELKSTLGGSVGYKVRFSDHVGDNTLVKLMTDGILLAELQQDKLLLQYDTIIIDEAHERSLNIDFILGYLKQLLPKRPDLKVIITSATIDPERFSKHFNQAPIIEVSGRTYPVEVRYRPIGGDELDSDKDMTDGIVDAIDELSRESAGDILIFMSGEREIRDTADALNKLQLRHTEVLPLFARLSNSEQNRIFHPHNGRRIILATNVAETSLTVPGIKYVIDTGFARVSRYSYRTKVQRLPIEPISQASANQRKGRCGRVSDGICIRLYSEDDFIARSEFTDPEILRTNLASVILQMTSIGLGDISAFPFVQPPDKRNIQDGVRLLEELGALQNETDHNGAYRLTPMGKQLAQLPIDPRLARMVLEARKYGAVKELMVITSALSIQDPRERPMDKQQASDEKHRRFQDKDSDFLSFLNMWDYLKTQQKELSQSQFRKLCRQEFLNFMRVREWQDVYTQLRQVVKELGFPVNSEPADFRSIHVALLSGLLSHIGQKDADKQEFTGGRNARFSIYPGSGLFKKPPKWTMVAELVETSRLWGRIAARVEPEWIEPIAEHLVKHQYSEPHWSKAQGAVMANEKVTLYGLPIVASRPINYSQIDPLLCRELFIRHALVEGDWQTRHAFFRDNLKLRTEVEELEHKSRRRDILVDDETMFTFYDQRIPQDVVSSRHFDKWWKEAQKASPDLLNFEKSMLIKDDAKRVSALDYPNYWHQDNLKLRLTYQFEPGTAADGVTVHIPLPILNQVKDEGFDWQIPGIRHELIVALIKSLPKPIRRNFVPAPNYASAFLERVPQVEGDLLDRLEKELRRMTGVTIDRESWQLDQVADHLKMTFRVVGEKNKTLAESKDLNKLKENLKEKVQETLSAVADDGIEQQDLHIWSFGDLPQRYEQKRGGYSVKAYPALVDEKNSVGIKLFETESEQQASMWEGVRRLLLLNIPSPIKYLHEKLPNKAKLGLYFNPYGKVLELIDDCIACGVDKLMSSYGGLIWQEDEYQKLQEYVRAELNDAVVEIAKQVEAILTQVFAINKRLKGRVDISVAFALSDIKAQLGQLVFPGFVTSHGWKRLADIPRYLSAIEKRMEKLAIDPNRDRVQMSRVENVIQQWQQWLGKLTEKQKQQEEVQNIRWMIEELRVSLFAQQIGTPYPISDKRILQAMEQISFN, from the coding sequence GTGACATTATCATCTGCCACGCTCTATCAAGAAATAGAGCAATTATCGTTGCGGGAGCAGCAACGATTAAGAAAACGTCTACGTGGCGTCGCTAAAATTAATAATGAAGAGTCTAAACAAGCGGTATTAAGTGCAATTAAAGGCGATATTACAACAGCACAACAGATGATAATTCGCCGTCGTGCCAATTGTCCTGAAATTACTTACCCAGAAAACCTTCCTGTCAGCCAAAAGAAAGATGCCATCTATAATGCAATAAGAGATAACCAAGTCGTTATTATTGCAGGAGAAACTGGCTCAGGTAAAACAACACAGATCCCTAAAATCTGTCTTGAGCTAGGACGAGGGATCAAAGGTTTTATTGGTCATACTCAGCCTCGCCGTTTGGCTGCACGGTCAGTAGCTGAACGTATTGCTCATGAGTTAAAAAGTACGTTAGGAGGATCTGTAGGTTATAAGGTTCGCTTTAGTGATCATGTTGGCGATAATACTCTTGTCAAGTTAATGACAGATGGTATTTTATTGGCAGAATTACAGCAAGATAAGCTGTTACTTCAATATGACACTATCATTATTGATGAGGCCCATGAGCGCAGTTTAAATATCGACTTTATTCTTGGTTATTTAAAACAGTTATTACCTAAACGCCCTGATTTAAAAGTTATTATTACCTCTGCAACTATCGATCCTGAACGTTTTTCTAAACATTTTAATCAAGCACCTATTATTGAGGTATCAGGTCGAACTTATCCTGTTGAAGTCAGATATCGTCCTATTGGTGGCGACGAACTCGATAGTGATAAGGATATGACTGATGGTATTGTTGATGCTATTGATGAATTAAGCAGAGAAAGTGCGGGTGATATTCTTATTTTTATGAGTGGTGAGCGCGAAATTCGCGACACTGCTGATGCGTTGAATAAATTACAACTTCGCCATACGGAAGTATTACCTTTATTTGCCCGTTTATCTAACAGTGAACAGAATCGAATATTTCATCCTCATAACGGTAGACGTATTATTTTAGCGACTAACGTCGCAGAAACGTCATTAACTGTACCTGGTATTAAGTACGTCATTGATACCGGTTTTGCCCGTGTTAGCCGTTATAGTTATCGTACTAAAGTACAACGGCTTCCAATTGAACCTATTTCTCAGGCTTCAGCAAATCAAAGAAAAGGGCGTTGTGGTCGTGTTTCTGACGGTATTTGTATTCGTCTTTATTCAGAAGATGATTTTATTGCTCGCTCTGAATTTACTGATCCTGAAATATTAAGGACTAACCTTGCATCTGTTATTTTGCAAATGACGTCGATAGGGTTAGGTGATATTAGTGCTTTCCCATTTGTGCAACCACCGGACAAACGCAATATTCAAGATGGTGTTCGTTTATTAGAAGAACTAGGCGCGTTACAAAACGAAACTGACCACAATGGTGCTTATCGTTTAACTCCTATGGGGAAACAACTTGCACAACTTCCTATCGATCCTCGTTTAGCGAGAATGGTACTTGAAGCGCGCAAATATGGCGCAGTGAAAGAGTTGATGGTCATTACATCTGCACTTTCAATTCAAGATCCGCGCGAAAGACCGATGGATAAACAGCAAGCTTCTGATGAAAAGCACCGACGCTTCCAAGATAAAGACTCTGATTTCTTATCTTTTTTAAATATGTGGGATTATTTAAAAACTCAGCAAAAAGAGTTGAGTCAATCTCAATTTAGGAAATTGTGTCGCCAAGAATTCTTAAACTTTATGCGAGTAAGGGAATGGCAAGATGTTTATACACAGTTGCGACAAGTTGTTAAAGAGTTAGGGTTCCCTGTTAATAGTGAGCCTGCTGATTTTAGAAGTATTCACGTTGCGTTGTTAAGTGGCTTGTTATCCCATATTGGGCAAAAAGATGCAGATAAACAAGAATTCACAGGCGGAAGAAATGCCCGTTTTTCTATTTATCCGGGGTCAGGTTTATTTAAAAAACCACCAAAATGGACAATGGTGGCAGAGCTAGTCGAGACATCTCGTCTATGGGGAAGAATTGCGGCACGCGTTGAACCTGAATGGATAGAACCTATCGCTGAACATTTGGTGAAACATCAATATAGCGAACCTCATTGGTCAAAGGCGCAAGGCGCTGTAATGGCTAATGAAAAAGTCACCCTGTATGGTTTACCGATTGTTGCTTCTCGGCCTATTAATTACAGTCAAATTGATCCTCTTTTATGTCGTGAGCTTTTTATCCGCCATGCGTTAGTGGAAGGAGATTGGCAAACTCGGCATGCATTTTTCCGTGACAATTTAAAATTACGTACAGAAGTTGAAGAGTTAGAGCATAAATCTCGTCGTCGAGACATTCTTGTCGATGATGAAACAATGTTTACGTTCTACGATCAACGGATACCTCAGGATGTCGTTTCGTCTCGTCATTTTGATAAATGGTGGAAAGAGGCACAAAAGGCATCACCTGATCTGCTTAACTTTGAAAAAAGTATGCTTATCAAAGATGATGCTAAACGTGTTAGCGCACTAGATTATCCAAATTATTGGCATCAAGATAATTTAAAATTACGCTTAACCTATCAATTCGAACCGGGTACTGCGGCTGATGGTGTCACTGTTCATATTCCATTACCTATTTTGAATCAGGTGAAAGACGAAGGTTTTGACTGGCAAATTCCAGGTATTCGCCATGAATTGATTGTGGCTTTAATTAAGTCACTACCAAAACCTATCCGTCGTAATTTTGTACCAGCACCTAATTATGCTTCTGCATTTTTAGAGCGTGTACCTCAAGTTGAAGGTGATTTACTCGATAGGCTTGAAAAAGAGTTGCGCCGTATGACAGGAGTGACTATCGATAGAGAAAGCTGGCAGCTTGACCAAGTCGCTGATCACTTAAAAATGACATTCCGTGTTGTTGGCGAAAAAAATAAAACACTGGCAGAAAGTAAAGATCTCAATAAATTAAAAGAGAACTTAAAGGAAAAAGTGCAAGAAACATTATCAGCAGTCGCCGATGATGGTATTGAACAACAAGATTTACATATTTGGAGTTTTGGTGATTTGCCTCAGCGTTATGAGCAAAAACGGGGTGGCTATTCAGTGAAAGCTTATCCTGCACTTGTGGATGAAAAAAACAGTGTGGGTATTAAGCTTTTTGAAACAGAATCTGAACAGCAAGCTTCAATGTGGGAAGGGGTAAGACGATTATTATTATTAAATATTCCGTCACCTATTAAATATCTGCATGAAAAATTACCTAATAAAGCAAAACTTGGCCTTTACTTTAACCCTTATGGCAAAGTGTTGGAGTTGATTGATGATTGTATTGCTTGTGGTGTTGATAAACTGATGTCGTCTTATGGTGGTTTAATTTGGCAAGAAGATGAATATCAAAAGCTACAAGAATATGTCAGAGCTGAACTAAACGATGCTGTGGTTGAAATAGCAAAACAAGTTGAAGCGATTTTAACTCAAGTATTTGCTATCAATAAGCGTTTAAAAGGGCGGGTGGATATTAGCGTTGCTTTTGCATTATCTGATATTAAAGCTCAACTTGGCCAGTTAGTTTTTCCTGGTTTTGTTACCTCTCATGGATGGAAACGCCTTGCGGATATTCCTCGTTATTTGAGTGCAATTGAAAAACGAATGGAAAAACTAGCTATTGATCCTAATCGCGATCGGGTGCAAATGAGTCGAGTTGAAAATGTTATTCAGCAGTGGCAACAGTGGTTAGGTAAACTAACCGAGAAACAAAAGCAGCAAGAAGAAGTGCAAAATATTCGTTGGATGATAGAAGAGCTAAGAGTAAGCCTATTTGCTCAACAGATAGGGACTCCATATCCAATATCAGATAAACGCATATTGCAAGCGATGGAACAAATTAGTTTTAATTAA
- a CDS encoding fimbrial protein: MKKNISLIITLLLISFSLSSAPRRGDHEIPLSCDIDYIYENISDKISINENDFSSHEAGTLADIDSHIIIITINDCSKSHGEVRLKIENSSIDNNTGYLKNQITDDSASANIAFQLLYNEEQRPLDLNKENEFVEDLINGEVEFYFFANYVKKDDIPPKPGYIQSDIQFTIKINDDVVTFDDS, from the coding sequence ATGAAAAAAAACATCTCTCTCATAATTACGTTACTACTTATCTCTTTTTCACTATCATCAGCACCTAGACGTGGTGATCATGAAATTCCTTTAAGTTGTGATATTGATTATATCTATGAAAACATTAGCGACAAGATTTCTATTAATGAAAATGATTTTTCATCACATGAAGCGGGAACATTAGCCGATATTGATAGCCACATCATTATTATTACTATAAATGACTGTTCTAAAAGCCATGGTGAAGTTCGTTTAAAAATTGAAAATTCAAGTATTGATAATAATACTGGTTATTTAAAAAACCAGATCACTGACGATAGTGCAAGTGCTAATATTGCATTTCAATTATTATACAATGAAGAACAAAGACCACTAGATCTTAATAAAGAGAATGAGTTTGTTGAGGATCTCATTAATGGAGAAGTTGAGTTTTATTTTTTTGCTAATTATGTAAAAAAAGATGATATACCTCCAAAACCCGGTTATATACAATCCGATATTCAGTTTACTATAAAAATAAATGATGATGTTGTTACATTTGACGATAGTTAA
- a CDS encoding fimbrial protein yields the protein MKKNILSLFILSTTLFSTQSNAIEYIEKNVGTITINGSVTPIPRCQLDEIQPIELPPVQANNFGDDHIANTPAQPLSIQFTNCAENINSIQLQIPQQTKRLLKNLADNGSNVDIAIFDADKNIIELNNEKPKEFKSNINKEDHSAQFLFDVNYMKPNDIDATPGAVSSTLTFDIIYSDIAVD from the coding sequence ATGAAAAAAAACATACTCTCATTATTTATTCTATCTACTACTCTTTTTTCAACTCAATCAAATGCTATTGAATATATAGAAAAAAATGTAGGAACAATAACAATAAATGGTTCTGTTACGCCAATTCCAAGATGTCAACTAGATGAAATACAACCCATTGAGTTACCGCCTGTTCAAGCAAATAATTTTGGTGATGATCATATTGCCAACACTCCAGCTCAACCCCTTTCGATTCAATTTACTAACTGTGCCGAAAACATTAATAGTATACAATTACAAATACCTCAACAAACTAAACGACTTTTAAAAAATTTGGCTGATAACGGTAGCAATGTTGATATTGCAATTTTTGATGCTGATAAAAACATTATTGAATTAAACAATGAAAAACCTAAGGAATTTAAATCAAATATAAATAAAGAAGATCACAGCGCACAATTCTTATTTGACGTTAACTATATGAAACCTAATGACATAGATGCGACACCAGGTGCGGTATCATCCACTTTAACTTTTGATATTATATATAGTGATATTGCTGTAGATTAA
- a CDS encoding fimbria/pilus outer membrane usher protein, protein MIINHMKIKIAFFILISIYNKHSIAQDSSLSIYAHSFSNIDKETIKQLLENKKPEGFYHSIIHINNRKKTTKLLYFKSIDNKLTPCLSVNDLISLGINIDFYSIKKEYQDIIPLSEHSINFKYSFSNQNLNLIIPQKALIKKENYITDKKDWDNGITALFSQYSYSIKHHQNKVLDQKLNLQTGLNFNAWRIRSQNSFYWNKNRYQSKLSSIYTYRQINSFSALFYGGKFSPTTRILPTDKIIGFQLISNNLISSNNLYANKPIIEGIADTEAQVVIKQGDKVIYESTVPPGPFIINSLPILGSEKLSLEVKEADGRIKISTHYFTSLPNQLNKGSYQYNFISGTLAKNSHKENSIFLLSEFSYGISQKITSYSAIKKRYDHMNYLSGLSLDLSILGGLATDLSYENSRDKLKYQFRYQKSMSKTQTYFTSGISFYHYLDNFQKKDNVKRNYSVSISQNINDLGYLSFQYHEKTYENTSKKFELGTSFSSSINKINYNLKYDFKKNKSIFDHAFSLNLHMPLGNNSDDYHWFNNQTNYQNKKKNYINTTNIGGALLNYNLGYSVNYQHAYNGKRKSNHFSINTRYQNNYQSYTFNVNKMEDSYNYNASINGGIVFHSSGITLTPRLGRTFALINTQGISGIKTSFSTKAKTDILGNLILNNITPYRINNIKLNATTLPQQAEAEIYSKNIIPTLGAVSKITFPIKIGYRVIFKSTTPLPFASTVTAFDKNSNIISHGLVSENNIIFLSGITENGLVKVKWGEDKQCQFNYEIDDNEKNTTLIKKEINCI, encoded by the coding sequence ATGATTATTAATCATATGAAAATAAAAATAGCATTTTTTATTTTAATTTCTATTTATAACAAACATAGTATAGCTCAAGATAGCTCACTCTCTATTTATGCTCATTCATTTTCTAACATTGATAAAGAAACGATTAAACAATTACTTGAAAACAAAAAACCTGAAGGTTTTTATCATTCTATAATTCATATCAACAATAGAAAAAAAACAACAAAACTTCTTTACTTTAAAAGTATAGACAATAAGTTAACTCCTTGTCTCTCTGTTAATGATTTAATTTCTCTTGGTATTAATATTGATTTTTATTCAATAAAAAAAGAATATCAAGATATAATTCCTTTAAGTGAACATTCAATTAATTTTAAATACTCTTTTTCAAATCAAAATTTAAATTTAATTATTCCACAAAAAGCATTAATAAAAAAAGAAAATTATATTACTGATAAAAAAGATTGGGATAATGGGATCACTGCATTATTTAGTCAATATTCCTATTCAATTAAACATCATCAAAATAAAGTGCTAGATCAAAAATTGAATTTACAAACAGGCCTTAATTTTAATGCTTGGCGTATACGCAGTCAGAACAGCTTTTATTGGAATAAAAACCGTTATCAATCAAAGCTTTCATCAATATACACCTATCGTCAAATTAATTCTTTTTCTGCTCTTTTTTATGGAGGTAAATTTTCACCCACAACACGAATATTACCAACTGATAAAATAATTGGCTTTCAATTAATATCCAATAATTTAATTTCAAGTAATAATCTTTATGCTAACAAACCTATTATTGAAGGAATTGCTGATACTGAAGCTCAAGTAGTGATTAAACAAGGTGACAAAGTTATTTATGAAAGTACCGTTCCCCCAGGTCCTTTTATTATAAATTCATTACCTATTTTAGGAAGTGAGAAACTCAGTTTAGAAGTTAAAGAAGCAGATGGAAGAATAAAAATATCAACACATTATTTCACATCATTGCCTAATCAACTAAATAAAGGTAGTTATCAATATAATTTTATTTCCGGTACATTAGCCAAGAATAGCCATAAAGAAAATTCTATTTTTCTTTTAAGTGAGTTTTCATATGGTATTAGTCAAAAGATCACCTCATATAGCGCAATAAAAAAACGATATGACCATATGAATTATCTATCTGGCCTATCTCTTGATTTAAGTATATTGGGTGGTTTAGCAACAGATCTAAGTTATGAAAATAGCAGAGATAAATTAAAGTATCAATTTCGTTATCAAAAAAGCATGTCAAAAACACAAACTTACTTTACTTCTGGAATATCTTTTTATCACTATTTAGATAATTTTCAAAAAAAAGACAACGTTAAAAGAAATTATTCTGTTTCTATATCACAAAACATTAATGACTTAGGTTATCTTTCTTTTCAGTATCACGAAAAAACATATGAAAATACATCTAAAAAATTTGAGTTAGGCACTTCTTTTTCATCTTCAATAAATAAAATAAATTATAACCTTAAATATGACTTTAAAAAAAACAAATCTATTTTTGATCACGCCTTCTCGCTCAATCTCCATATGCCATTAGGTAATAATAGTGATGACTATCATTGGTTTAATAATCAAACAAATTATCAAAATAAGAAAAAAAATTATATCAACACGACCAACATTGGGGGGGCTCTGCTTAATTATAATTTAGGATATTCAGTAAATTATCAACACGCTTATAATGGAAAAAGAAAATCCAACCATTTTTCTATAAATACCCGTTATCAAAACAACTATCAATCTTACACATTTAATGTAAACAAAATGGAAGATAGTTATAATTACAATGCTTCTATTAATGGAGGTATTGTCTTTCATTCTAGTGGTATTACTCTTACTCCTCGTTTAGGTAGAACATTTGCACTGATTAACACTCAAGGAATATCTGGAATTAAAACGTCATTTTCAACAAAAGCAAAAACAGATATTTTGGGAAACCTAATTTTAAATAACATAACGCCTTACCGAATAAATAATATTAAATTAAATGCAACGACATTACCTCAACAAGCAGAAGCCGAAATTTATAGCAAAAATATTATTCCCACATTAGGCGCAGTATCTAAAATAACTTTCCCAATAAAAATTGGTTATCGTGTTATTTTTAAATCAACAACCCCTCTTCCCTTTGCATCGACAGTCACTGCATTCGATAAAAACAGTAATATTATTTCTCATGGATTAGTATCGGAAAATAATATTATTTTTCTTTCTGGTATTACAGAGAATGGATTAGTAAAAGTGAAATGGGGAGAAGATAAGCAGTGTCAATTTAATTATGAAATTGATGATAATGAAAAGAATACCACACTAATAAAAAAAGAAATCAATTGTATTTAA
- a CDS encoding YdbL family protein, translating to MNYKKYLLSFGLIIALTSTNAIALTLDEARSQGLVGETFSGYIELVQTNNKQAQQLVDEINQARKAKYIEVAKTNQVTPESVARLAGEKLVARANEGEFVKGINGKWVKK from the coding sequence ATGAATTATAAAAAATATCTCTTAAGTTTTGGGCTAATAATAGCTTTAACCAGTACAAATGCTATCGCATTAACACTTGATGAAGCGAGATCACAAGGGCTAGTAGGGGAAACATTCAGCGGTTATATTGAACTTGTGCAGACAAATAACAAACAAGCGCAACAACTTGTTGATGAAATCAATCAAGCCAGAAAAGCAAAATATATTGAAGTTGCTAAAACTAACCAAGTAACACCAGAATCAGTGGCTCGACTTGCAGGTGAAAAATTAGTCGCAAGAGCGAATGAAGGTGAGTTTGTTAAAGGTATTAATGGTAAATGGGTAAAAAAATAG
- a CDS encoding YnbE family lipoprotein, with translation MKPLFLKNFFILTALIMGISALTGCIRLEVATPDKPININMNVKIEHEINVKIDRQVEDLLKNNSAIF, from the coding sequence GTGAAACCATTATTTTTAAAAAATTTTTTTATATTAACCGCTTTGATAATGGGAATATCAGCCTTAACAGGATGTATTCGACTAGAAGTCGCGACACCAGATAAACCTATAAATATTAATATGAACGTAAAAATTGAACATGAGATTAATGTAAAAATAGACAGACAAGTTGAAGATCTCTTAAAAAATAACAGCGCCATTTTTTAA